From a single Leptospira levettii genomic region:
- a CDS encoding hemolysin family protein → MEIIGIFLIFLLVFVNGFFVAAEFAMVSIRPSRLEELVKENRAMSHITKKAVSKIDDMLSVCQVGITIASLLLGWIGEALFASVVSGFLHMFHIELDLVTIHSISIGVSFTLITLLHVILGELVPKTLAIQNTEAIALGVSAPMWLFYYLFFPVTFVMNRLAGGILTLFRLQRTGDKYVHSAEELMIIIEEQRKQGRIDNAEMQLIQKTFDFSEHTAKDVMTHRLSIIGIPQESTIDKLLPLIAEHSFSRYPVYNQTLDKIVGIVHVQKFLKWQAAHLSAKGKKEKITVIMEKDFVKVPESMSIERVMTKLREKKQHMAIVIDEYGGVSGLLTLEDIIEEFFGEIRDETDTDEVDVTSKNKKTKTITLDGETELSSLTDILEGEEPSDMEEVRTIAGYFMEKNEDMPKEGSIVQIKKGSLKVKKMEGNKIISILFTPKLEEDHDSEMERELSYEDR, encoded by the coding sequence ATGGAAATAATCGGCATCTTTCTCATCTTCCTCCTTGTCTTTGTCAATGGTTTCTTCGTCGCCGCAGAGTTTGCGATGGTATCAATCCGCCCCTCTCGTCTAGAGGAGCTTGTCAAAGAAAACCGGGCCATGTCCCATATCACCAAAAAAGCGGTCTCCAAAATCGATGATATGTTATCGGTTTGCCAAGTCGGGATTACCATCGCCAGTTTACTCCTTGGTTGGATCGGTGAGGCCTTATTTGCGAGTGTTGTCTCTGGATTCCTACACATGTTTCATATTGAATTGGATCTGGTTACCATCCACAGTATCTCCATTGGTGTATCCTTCACACTCATCACTCTCCTTCATGTCATCTTAGGAGAGTTAGTTCCTAAAACATTGGCAATCCAGAATACCGAAGCAATTGCCCTCGGTGTTTCTGCTCCCATGTGGCTTTTTTATTATTTGTTTTTTCCTGTAACGTTTGTCATGAACCGATTGGCTGGTGGGATTCTCACTTTGTTCCGTTTACAACGAACAGGTGATAAATATGTCCATTCTGCTGAAGAACTCATGATCATCATCGAGGAACAAAGAAAACAAGGTCGTATTGACAATGCAGAAATGCAACTCATCCAAAAGACCTTTGATTTTTCCGAGCATACAGCGAAGGATGTAATGACACATCGTCTTTCTATCATTGGAATTCCACAAGAATCAACGATTGACAAACTACTTCCCCTCATAGCTGAACATAGTTTTTCGAGATACCCCGTTTACAACCAAACACTCGATAAAATTGTTGGGATTGTCCACGTCCAAAAATTTCTAAAATGGCAAGCGGCCCATCTTTCGGCCAAAGGCAAAAAAGAAAAAATCACAGTCATCATGGAAAAGGATTTTGTCAAAGTTCCTGAATCGATGTCGATCGAACGAGTGATGACAAAACTCCGTGAGAAAAAACAACATATGGCGATCGTGATTGATGAATATGGTGGAGTCTCCGGTTTACTCACGTTAGAAGATATTATTGAAGAATTTTTTGGTGAAATTCGGGATGAAACTGACACCGATGAAGTGGACGTAACCTCCAAAAATAAAAAAACCAAAACCATTACTCTTGATGGAGAAACCGAACTTTCTAGTTTAACTGATATCCTAGAAGGGGAAGAACCATCTGATATGGAAGAGGTTCGAACCATCGCTGGTTACTTTATGGAAAAAAATGAAGATATGCCCAAAGAAGGTAGTATCGTTCAAATTAAAAAAGGTAGCCTCAAAGTGAAAAAAATGGAAGGAAACAAAATCATTTCCATCCTCTTCACACCGAAATTAGAAGAAGACCACGATTCCGAAATGGAACGGGAATTGTCCTACGAGGATCGGTAA
- a CDS encoding ABC-F family ATP-binding cassette domain-containing protein, producing the protein MDIVLVSVSKLSKTIGEKKLFSNLDFSISEGEKLAIVGINGSGKSTLLRAILGKEETDSGQIIKNNNLKISILDQNPVFDSNETILDHIYKGENKLVKTIRKYEDICERMGEGEEGLDDEFTNVSQEMDRLSAWDYEGQIKSILRELGVEKLERKMSELSGGMLKKVELAKSLIDESNLLILDEPTNHLDVKSILWLEDYLANLDKAILLITHDRYFLDRIVNKILELDRGNYFLYEGNYSIYLERKVEREETLQKQEDKIKQFLKQEVKWLKRQPKARTTKQKARIDRANELQGREKREIQKDLELSVAAKRQGKTILEIHNLKKSIGERVLINDFTYTFKAKERLGIIGPNGIGKSTLLNLMAGRLTPDSGYLKPGLNTKVGYFDQTSSELPLERNVLEYIKDVAGEMIETESGEKISASKMLERFLFDGKLQYTPIAKLSGGERRRLFLVQILMTGPNFLILDEPTNDLDIQTLSVLESFLDEFPGTVVIVSHDRYFLDRTAESLLIFRKEGKLDHYIGTFSSFLEVDSLEIENEPSSSKESTIPKTIVTNEEKPKKSKQDQKKIQSLEKEIASLEEKKTKLETNLSTFANDHMELSKITQEIQTIEAEILYKMEEWEKFHNE; encoded by the coding sequence ATGGACATTGTGCTAGTTTCTGTATCTAAACTTTCCAAAACCATCGGCGAAAAAAAACTTTTTTCAAACCTTGACTTCTCCATTAGCGAAGGCGAAAAACTTGCCATTGTCGGAATCAATGGATCTGGTAAGTCCACCCTTCTCCGTGCCATCTTAGGAAAGGAAGAAACTGATTCTGGTCAGATCATCAAAAATAATAATCTTAAAATTTCGATTTTAGACCAAAACCCCGTTTTTGATTCCAATGAAACCATCCTCGACCATATCTATAAAGGGGAAAACAAACTAGTCAAAACCATTCGTAAGTATGAAGACATTTGTGAACGAATGGGTGAAGGGGAAGAAGGACTAGACGATGAATTTACAAACGTTTCTCAAGAAATGGACAGATTATCAGCTTGGGATTATGAAGGGCAAATCAAATCCATATTACGTGAATTAGGTGTTGAAAAGTTAGAAAGAAAAATGTCTGAGTTATCCGGTGGAATGCTCAAAAAAGTTGAACTTGCTAAGTCACTCATTGATGAAAGTAATTTACTCATCTTAGATGAACCAACAAACCATTTAGATGTAAAATCCATTTTATGGTTAGAAGATTACCTTGCGAATTTAGACAAAGCCATCTTACTGATCACCCACGACCGTTATTTTTTAGATCGTATTGTAAACAAAATTTTGGAACTCGATCGAGGTAATTATTTTCTGTATGAAGGAAACTATTCCATTTATTTAGAACGAAAAGTGGAAAGAGAAGAAACACTTCAAAAACAAGAAGATAAAATCAAACAGTTTCTAAAACAAGAAGTAAAGTGGCTCAAACGCCAACCAAAAGCACGCACTACCAAACAAAAGGCAAGGATTGACCGAGCAAACGAATTACAAGGCAGAGAAAAACGAGAAATCCAAAAGGACTTGGAACTGAGTGTCGCTGCAAAACGCCAAGGGAAAACGATTTTAGAGATCCATAATCTAAAAAAATCAATTGGCGAAAGAGTGTTAATCAATGATTTTACTTATACTTTTAAAGCCAAAGAAAGGCTTGGAATCATTGGTCCCAATGGAATCGGGAAATCTACCCTTCTAAATCTGATGGCAGGCCGACTGACACCCGATAGTGGATACCTAAAACCAGGCCTCAACACAAAAGTTGGTTATTTTGACCAAACGAGTTCAGAACTTCCATTGGAACGAAATGTATTGGAATACATCAAAGATGTTGCAGGTGAGATGATCGAAACAGAGTCCGGGGAAAAAATTTCAGCATCAAAGATGTTAGAACGATTTCTCTTTGATGGTAAGTTACAATACACTCCCATCGCCAAACTCTCTGGAGGTGAAAGACGTCGACTTTTTCTTGTTCAAATTTTGATGACGGGTCCAAACTTTTTAATCTTAGATGAACCAACCAATGATCTCGACATCCAAACACTTTCTGTTTTGGAATCATTTTTAGATGAATTTCCTGGAACCGTTGTGATCGTTTCCCATGATCGATACTTTCTCGATCGGACAGCCGAAAGTTTGCTAATCTTTCGCAAAGAAGGAAAACTAGACCATTACATTGGAACCTTCTCTTCCTTTTTAGAAGTAGATTCATTAGAGATCGAAAACGAACCAAGTTCTTCTAAAGAAAGTACGATACCAAAAACCATAGTTACCAATGAAGAAAAACCAAAAAAATCAAAACAAGACCAAAAGAAAATTCAATCCTTAGAGAAAGAAATTGCTTCCTTAGAAGAGAAAAAAACCAAATTGGAAACAAATTTGAGTACATTCGCAAATGATCATATGGAATTGAGTAAAATAACCCAAGAAATCCAAACGATTGAAGCGGAAATTCTTTACAAAATGGAGGAATGGGAAAAATTTCATAACGAATGA
- a CDS encoding PAS domain-containing hybrid sensor histidine kinase/response regulator, with amino-acid sequence MAESFDYQTIVESFDEFILIMDGNLEIQFSQTSPNLYLPQDSIGVGKHLKELPIIPRDGLILSNLCQETLSRRIPFQFFTSLLGNQYRILGRFLETKSGPCVILRGEPNFNIEGVILDSGPYVIFRYKFDSEFLITYVSPNVSLNLGYQTGDFKKGNLKIQDLVHPEDKKQIDIEEKEYIKSKQRTYQREFRFKKPDGNYIYLSEYSVVSYYDSYPTEKISYLTDISEQKEKELEIKNQRDELKRIRVLFEETNAAANVGSWEVDLIHNTIFWAKETKRIHEVDENYSPSLENAFHFYPIESEQIALRKAFEDTIQNGSSYELTLQIKTNKGKLKWVRTIGHGVFENGKCIRVYGSFQDITNSVNLDKQKEEALSKLETILDATTHVTIIGTDVNGTITHFNKGAEYHLQYSAEEMIGKNTPSLLHKEEEVLFRAESLSQEFGVPISGFETFVHKARLGAFDSHEWTYIRKDGTEFPVQLVITASKNPKGEITGFLGIGIDISAQKATEEALRESERRWQFALEGSGDGIWDWNAETDQVYFSNQWKAMLGFSESEIGTDISEWEKRVHPEDLNQCLEALEKHYRGDTNVYMSEHRMLCKDGTYKWILDRGKVIERTEDGKPLRVIGTHTDITHRKILEQDLIIAREKAEKASIAKSNFLANMSHEIRTPLNGVIGFADLLMRTDLNQVQRKYMETVHLSALSLLDLINDILDFSKIESGKMELYKERVNIFDLLHQIAEIVKHKAYEKGLELILNISPKVPRNVFVDSLRLRQILLNLIGNALKFTLKGEIQIKLTANPVNQNEFEFLFEVIDTGIGISKENQNKIFEVFAQADSSTTRQFGGTGLGLSISSKLLQLFGSKIELESEVNKGSRFYFKFITIADNERNIEPNLESIRRVMVVDDNETNLSVIREMLAYKNIETITFNSPKLALKHFQEGNEYDIVISDYNMPEMNGLDFISSLKSHALKSKSKLPSFTIHSSSNEESLYEKGKEIGVGVILLKPIQTNILYESLYDLVSGRHSKKSTNQKETFKPIVTNEKTKVMIVEDNPVNMMLTKTIVLKILQSAIIIEATNGLEAVEHFKKTEPDLILMDIQMPEMNGYDATREIRKLQIGQNVPIIALTAGTLSDEENRCLESGMNDYISKPVVLTTIADKLKHWLLKN; translated from the coding sequence ATGGCAGAAAGTTTCGATTACCAAACGATTGTAGAAAGTTTTGACGAATTCATCCTCATCATGGATGGAAATTTAGAAATCCAATTCTCCCAAACATCTCCCAATCTTTACCTCCCCCAAGATTCCATTGGTGTTGGAAAACACCTAAAAGAACTCCCGATAATCCCAAGGGATGGGCTAATTTTATCCAATTTATGCCAAGAAACTTTGAGCCGAAGGATTCCCTTTCAGTTTTTTACCTCACTTCTTGGGAACCAATATCGAATCTTAGGAAGGTTTCTAGAAACCAAATCGGGGCCTTGTGTGATTTTACGTGGAGAACCAAATTTTAATATCGAAGGTGTGATTTTAGATAGCGGACCCTATGTCATTTTTCGATATAAATTTGATTCTGAATTTTTGATCACCTATGTATCACCCAATGTTTCACTTAACTTAGGTTATCAAACCGGAGATTTTAAAAAAGGAAATTTAAAAATCCAAGATTTGGTTCATCCGGAAGACAAAAAACAAATTGATATCGAAGAAAAAGAATACATCAAAAGTAAACAAAGAACCTACCAAAGAGAATTTCGTTTCAAAAAACCGGATGGAAACTACATCTATTTATCTGAATATAGTGTTGTCAGTTATTACGACTCTTACCCTACTGAAAAAATTTCTTACCTAACGGACATTAGCGAACAAAAGGAAAAAGAATTAGAAATCAAAAACCAAAGAGATGAATTAAAACGAATCCGAGTTTTGTTTGAAGAAACAAATGCAGCCGCCAATGTGGGCTCTTGGGAAGTAGACTTAATTCACAATACCATTTTCTGGGCCAAAGAAACCAAACGGATCCATGAAGTAGATGAAAATTATTCACCCAGTTTAGAAAATGCATTTCACTTTTACCCGATTGAATCGGAACAAATCGCTTTACGAAAAGCATTTGAAGATACCATTCAAAATGGATCTTCTTATGAACTGACATTACAGATTAAAACCAATAAGGGAAAACTCAAATGGGTAAGAACCATCGGCCATGGAGTTTTTGAAAATGGGAAATGTATTCGTGTGTATGGAAGTTTCCAAGACATCACAAATAGTGTTAACTTAGACAAACAAAAAGAAGAAGCATTGTCTAAATTAGAAACAATTTTAGATGCTACCACACATGTGACAATTATTGGTACCGATGTGAATGGAACGATTACCCATTTCAACAAAGGTGCTGAATACCATTTGCAATATTCCGCCGAAGAAATGATCGGGAAAAATACACCTTCCCTATTACACAAAGAGGAGGAGGTTTTATTTCGTGCAGAATCCCTCTCACAAGAGTTTGGTGTTCCCATCTCAGGATTTGAAACCTTTGTCCACAAAGCACGATTAGGTGCTTTTGATTCACATGAATGGACCTATATACGAAAAGATGGCACCGAATTCCCTGTCCAATTGGTGATCACAGCAAGTAAAAACCCAAAAGGAGAGATCACGGGATTTTTAGGAATTGGAATCGATATCTCAGCCCAAAAAGCCACCGAAGAAGCGTTACGTGAAAGTGAAAGGAGATGGCAGTTTGCACTGGAAGGTTCTGGTGATGGAATTTGGGATTGGAACGCAGAAACTGATCAAGTTTATTTTTCTAACCAATGGAAAGCGATGTTAGGTTTTTCAGAATCAGAAATTGGAACTGATATATCGGAATGGGAAAAACGAGTTCACCCAGAAGATTTAAACCAATGTTTAGAAGCATTGGAGAAACACTATCGAGGTGATACCAATGTGTATATGAGTGAACATCGGATGTTATGCAAAGATGGAACTTATAAATGGATCCTTGACAGAGGGAAAGTCATCGAACGCACTGAAGATGGCAAACCTTTACGTGTGATTGGAACACATACAGACATCACTCATAGAAAGATATTAGAACAAGATTTGATCATTGCACGGGAAAAAGCAGAAAAAGCTTCCATTGCCAAATCCAATTTTTTGGCAAATATGAGCCATGAAATTCGTACTCCACTCAATGGAGTCATTGGTTTTGCAGACTTACTAATGCGAACCGACTTAAACCAAGTCCAAAGAAAGTATATGGAAACTGTGCATTTGTCTGCACTTTCACTACTTGATTTGATCAACGACATCCTTGATTTTTCTAAAATAGAATCAGGTAAAATGGAACTCTATAAAGAAAGAGTCAATATTTTTGATCTATTACACCAAATTGCTGAAATCGTTAAACACAAAGCATACGAAAAAGGTTTAGAACTCATTTTAAATATTTCTCCAAAAGTTCCGAGGAATGTGTTTGTTGATTCACTTCGACTACGGCAAATCCTTTTGAATTTGATTGGCAATGCTCTTAAGTTCACACTCAAAGGTGAAATCCAAATTAAATTAACAGCAAATCCAGTGAATCAAAATGAATTCGAATTTTTATTTGAAGTGATTGATACTGGGATTGGGATCAGCAAGGAAAACCAAAACAAAATATTTGAAGTATTTGCTCAGGCTGATAGTTCCACTACACGGCAGTTTGGTGGGACTGGGTTAGGTCTTTCTATTTCCTCAAAATTACTACAATTATTCGGAAGTAAAATCGAATTAGAATCCGAAGTGAACAAAGGTTCCCGATTTTATTTTAAATTCATAACAATTGCTGATAACGAAAGAAACATTGAACCTAACTTGGAATCAATCAGAAGAGTTATGGTTGTAGATGATAATGAAACCAATCTTTCTGTAATTAGAGAAATGTTGGCTTATAAAAATATTGAAACGATCACATTCAATTCACCCAAATTAGCACTCAAACATTTCCAAGAGGGGAATGAATATGATATTGTCATATCGGATTACAATATGCCAGAGATGAATGGGTTGGATTTTATATCTTCACTCAAATCACACGCGCTCAAATCAAAGTCAAAATTACCAAGTTTTACAATTCATTCCTCCTCCAATGAAGAATCCTTATATGAAAAAGGGAAAGAAATTGGAGTTGGTGTCATTTTATTAAAACCAATCCAAACCAATATTTTATATGAGAGTTTATACGACTTAGTTTCAGGAAGGCATTCGAAAAAAAGTACGAATCAAAAGGAAACGTTCAAACCAATTGTTACCAATGAAAAAACAAAGGTGATGATCGTAGAAGACAATCCTGTGAATATGATGTTAACCAAAACAATTGTATTAAAAATTTTACAATCTGCCATTATCATTGAAGCAACCAACGGTTTGGAAGCAGTGGAACATTTTAAAAAAACAGAACCCGATCTAATCCTTATGGATATCCAAATGCCAGAGATGAATGGTTATGATGCCACCAGAGAAATTAGGAAACTACAGATTGGTCAAAATGTTCCCATCATTGCACTGACTGCCGGTACTCTGTCAGATGAAGAAAACCGATGTTTGGAAAGCGGAATGAATGATTATATATCCAAACCTGTTGTTCTGACAACGATTGCCGATAAATTGAAACACTGGCTTTTGAAAAATTAG
- a CDS encoding phosphopantothenoylcysteine decarboxylase, with amino-acid sequence MNLKFKRVVITSGPTREWIDPVRYISNASSGKMGYEIAKCFLLYPVDVIYIHGNTLERYANVPGAKQNLEVETTMQLRDTVLSQMLDDTLLVMAAAPADFRPIMTAEHKIKKERSSEGSKGLLLELEENPDVLKQVDEYTKENHIKNSIRVGFAAETNDLEKHAREKLTRKGLHYIVGNVVGHGKGFGEVESILRIFGPSGLVKEIGPLPKEELAKSLVQFLVTV; translated from the coding sequence ATGAATTTAAAATTCAAACGTGTTGTCATTACATCCGGTCCCACACGAGAGTGGATTGATCCAGTTCGTTATATTTCCAACGCTTCATCTGGGAAAATGGGATACGAAATTGCAAAGTGTTTTTTGTTATACCCGGTGGATGTGATTTATATCCATGGGAATACCTTGGAACGGTATGCCAATGTTCCAGGGGCGAAACAAAACTTAGAAGTCGAAACAACGATGCAACTGAGAGATACTGTTTTATCTCAAATGTTGGATGATACTTTACTTGTGATGGCAGCGGCTCCCGCAGATTTTCGTCCCATCATGACAGCAGAACATAAAATCAAAAAAGAAAGAAGTTCTGAAGGGAGTAAGGGATTGTTACTCGAATTAGAAGAAAATCCAGATGTTCTAAAACAAGTGGATGAGTACACCAAAGAAAACCATATCAAAAATTCGATCCGTGTTGGATTTGCTGCGGAAACAAATGATTTGGAAAAACATGCTAGAGAAAAACTTACCCGCAAAGGACTACATTACATCGTTGGAAATGTAGTTGGACATGGAAAAGGATTTGGGGAAGTAGAATCGATTTTACGTATCTTTGGTCCCAGTGGACTTGTGAAAGAGATTGGACCTTTGCCAAAAGAGGAATTGGCAAAGTCTCTCGTTCAATTTTTAGTGACTGTTTGA
- a CDS encoding phosphopantothenoylcysteine decarboxylase produces the protein MKEIIIAVSGSIASYKACDLVRGLTKNGYPVRVIMTANATKFVGKITFEALTSKPVRVDEFDTGMAHIEIKNIASVFAVVPASANIIGKMANGIADDLVTSTYLACTSPVLVAPSMNPGMYLHPAVQRNLKILEADGVHIVSPDKGIVVCGDEGYGKLATVESIMEEIIALHKKNS, from the coding sequence ATGAAAGAAATCATCATCGCAGTTTCGGGTTCCATCGCATCTTATAAAGCTTGTGATTTGGTAAGAGGACTAACTAAAAACGGATACCCTGTGCGTGTGATTATGACGGCTAATGCCACAAAGTTTGTGGGTAAAATTACATTTGAAGCACTTACTAGCAAACCTGTTCGAGTTGATGAATTTGATACAGGGATGGCGCATATTGAAATCAAAAACATTGCATCAGTTTTTGCAGTTGTACCAGCTTCCGCAAACATCATTGGAAAAATGGCGAATGGAATTGCTGATGATTTAGTAACATCCACTTACCTTGCTTGTACTTCACCTGTGCTCGTTGCACCTTCCATGAATCCTGGGATGTACCTTCATCCTGCAGTCCAAAGGAATTTAAAAATATTAGAAGCTGATGGTGTACACATTGTATCTCCAGACAAAGGCATTGTGGTTTGTGGTGATGAAGGGTATGGCAAATTAGCAACTGTCGAATCCATTATGGAAGAGATCATCGCGCTTCATAAAAAAAATTCATGA
- a CDS encoding DMT family protein produces the protein MLTVVLLVLSNIFMTFAWYGHLKYAKSNQMFYVILFSWGIAFFEYVLMVPANRIGYTVYKYEGFQLKIIQEIITIFVFILFATLFLGEKIKWNYIVSFGLILLAGFFAFGFGNNSNSH, from the coding sequence ATGCTAACAGTTGTTTTACTTGTTTTATCCAATATCTTCATGACTTTTGCCTGGTATGGCCATTTAAAATATGCAAAATCTAACCAAATGTTTTATGTGATTTTGTTTTCATGGGGCATTGCATTTTTTGAATATGTGCTAATGGTGCCTGCCAATCGAATCGGGTATACGGTTTATAAATATGAAGGTTTCCAATTAAAAATCATCCAAGAGATCATCACAATCTTTGTGTTTATCCTTTTTGCCACTTTGTTTTTAGGTGAAAAAATCAAGTGGAACTATATTGTTAGTTTTGGATTGATCTTACTTGCTGGATTTTTTGCGTTTGGATTTGGTAACAATTCAAACAGTCACTAA
- a CDS encoding aminotransferase class I/II-fold pyridoxal phosphate-dependent enzyme yields the protein MSHHWEEIKEKIDSIKEKQLFRETKTYQGIDFCSNDYMGLATNSRMLEYYRSLTDLYPFGSTASRLVRGNYDSMNMFETEFANFVNGEAALLVANGFVANFGLIDSIAASNCYVFTDRLNHASILDGIRISGAKKKYYNHLDLQHLQTLLDKANAEDPNQKYKRIVVTESLFSMDGDSPNFPKLLTLKKQYGFVLVVDEAHALGVYGNEGKGILFRDLSHEDIQLIDYRVYTLGKSFGLEGGIIVTKQLGRDHLVNVMRPFIFSTAPLPIISKLAMYALHLLRSMESERFHLLELTRELKQSLVTNGFAITSTESHIIPLLLHSEAEAMAYGKRLQEMGLDVRAIRPPTVPTPRLRISLNAKLTREDINSLVSALVQIRKEYGSGSVSFA from the coding sequence GTGAGCCATCATTGGGAAGAAATTAAAGAAAAAATTGATTCCATCAAGGAAAAACAATTATTCCGCGAGACCAAAACTTACCAGGGAATTGATTTTTGTTCCAATGATTATATGGGTTTAGCAACTAACTCTCGTATGTTGGAATACTATCGCTCATTAACAGATTTGTATCCCTTTGGTTCGACCGCTTCACGGCTTGTGCGTGGAAATTATGATTCCATGAATATGTTCGAAACGGAATTTGCAAACTTTGTGAACGGAGAAGCCGCCTTACTAGTGGCCAATGGTTTTGTTGCTAATTTTGGTCTCATCGATTCCATTGCTGCGTCAAATTGTTATGTGTTCACAGACCGTTTGAACCATGCATCCATTTTGGATGGGATACGGATTTCTGGTGCCAAAAAAAAATACTACAACCACTTGGATTTACAACATTTGCAAACGTTACTAGACAAAGCAAATGCCGAAGACCCGAACCAAAAATACAAACGCATCGTTGTCACGGAATCCCTCTTTAGTATGGATGGAGATAGTCCCAATTTCCCCAAACTACTCACATTAAAAAAACAATATGGTTTTGTCCTCGTTGTAGATGAGGCACATGCACTCGGAGTGTATGGCAATGAAGGAAAGGGTATTTTGTTTCGGGATTTGTCTCACGAAGACATTCAATTGATTGATTACCGAGTGTATACATTAGGTAAATCGTTTGGACTAGAAGGTGGGATCATTGTAACAAAACAATTGGGAAGAGACCATTTAGTCAATGTCATGCGACCTTTTATATTTTCAACGGCACCACTTCCTATTATTTCTAAATTAGCAATGTATGCCTTACACTTATTACGATCTATGGAATCTGAGAGGTTTCATTTACTTGAGTTAACTAGGGAATTAAAACAATCTTTAGTAACCAATGGTTTTGCGATTACAAGTACAGAATCCCATATTATCCCTTTACTCCTTCATTCTGAAGCCGAAGCAATGGCATATGGGAAACGGTTACAAGAGATGGGTCTCGACGTTCGTGCCATCCGCCCACCGACAGTTCCCACTCCTAGATTACGGATCAGTTTGAATGCAAAGTTAACAAGGGAGGATATAAATTCCTTGGTTTCTGCTTTGGTCCAAATTCGGAAGGAGTATGGATCTGGATCTGTATCCTTTGCCTAA
- a CDS encoding SIR2 family NAD-dependent protein deacylase — MDLLPQESLETILRAKSIIFLTGAGISNESGIPTFRGEGGLWKNFRAEDLATPGAFENNPELVWEWYDWRRNICKNANPNPGHITIAKWQKKSSSVSLITQNVDGLHPRSGSESIIELHGNIFRARCTNCSAKFDLEEDGLDHPGLKYCKHCESLLRPDIVWFGEEYDQTLLTKSWELCKQAQVVFVIGTSANVSVPAQLALTAIRNGAIGIEINPAETNLTPSMKHHFGGKSGEVLPKIWNEVFPNEPLN, encoded by the coding sequence ATGGATTTATTACCACAAGAATCTTTGGAAACAATTCTGAGAGCGAAGAGTATCATCTTTCTGACAGGGGCTGGAATCTCAAATGAAAGTGGAATCCCAACGTTTCGTGGGGAAGGAGGACTTTGGAAAAACTTTCGAGCTGAGGATTTAGCCACTCCTGGTGCTTTCGAAAATAATCCAGAACTCGTTTGGGAATGGTACGATTGGCGGAGGAATATTTGTAAAAATGCAAATCCAAATCCTGGCCACATAACAATTGCCAAATGGCAAAAAAAATCAAGTTCTGTTTCCCTCATCACTCAAAACGTAGACGGACTTCACCCTCGTTCAGGAAGTGAATCCATCATAGAACTTCATGGAAACATTTTTCGCGCCAGGTGTACAAATTGTTCGGCAAAATTCGACCTGGAAGAAGATGGGTTGGACCATCCTGGACTTAAATATTGCAAACATTGTGAATCTTTACTTCGGCCCGACATTGTTTGGTTTGGAGAAGAGTATGACCAAACACTTCTTACAAAAAGTTGGGAACTTTGTAAACAAGCACAGGTTGTTTTTGTGATTGGAACAAGTGCCAATGTATCTGTCCCCGCCCAATTGGCACTCACAGCCATTCGGAATGGAGCAATCGGGATTGAAATCAATCCGGCTGAAACAAATCTTACACCTTCCATGAAACACCACTTTGGTGGAAAATCGGGAGAAGTATTACCTAAAATTTGGAATGAAGTATTTCCTAACGAACCACTAAACTAA